The following proteins come from a genomic window of Candidatus Neomarinimicrobiota bacterium:
- a CDS encoding cytochrome C translates to MLDGFKAFIDLVSTPSISFTLLLVTFPFIFPPTAWFESWHRRLGIHHLWTNRGGLGMFIALTLFMLLGFADPNFSKILSKPDNVPILILIYTAGFFLWLAMKSAYANDARLAAGEPVEERGSPDDKVLVWPDLVYIELIALILMTIFLIVWSVGLPAPLEEPANPTLSPNPAKAPWYFLGLQEMLVYFDPWLAGVIFPTFIIIGLMAIPYIDSDRATSGYFSFDRRRVGIFIFMTGWLVLWVFLIVVGTFFRGPNWNFFGPFEEWSVAKVVPLTNVNLSEYVWVKLLAVGLPTQALLREIVGILIVLFYFGLPPVLLARGKLRPLVERIGPTRYALIVFLALAMISLPIKMYLRWTINLKYIIAMPEYFFNI, encoded by the coding sequence ATGCTAGACGGATTTAAAGCGTTCATCGACCTGGTCTCCACGCCGAGCATTTCGTTCACCCTCCTGCTGGTGACTTTCCCCTTCATCTTTCCTCCCACGGCCTGGTTCGAATCGTGGCACCGCCGGCTGGGAATCCACCACCTCTGGACCAACCGGGGTGGGCTGGGGATGTTTATTGCGCTGACCCTCTTCATGCTGCTGGGCTTTGCCGATCCCAACTTCAGTAAGATCCTCAGCAAGCCGGACAATGTGCCCATTCTCATCCTGATCTACACCGCAGGCTTTTTCCTCTGGCTGGCCATGAAGTCGGCCTATGCCAACGACGCGCGCTTAGCGGCCGGGGAGCCCGTTGAGGAACGGGGGTCGCCTGATGACAAGGTGCTGGTCTGGCCCGACCTGGTTTACATTGAGCTCATCGCCCTGATCCTGATGACGATCTTTCTGATTGTCTGGTCGGTGGGGCTGCCGGCTCCGTTGGAGGAGCCCGCCAATCCCACCCTGTCGCCCAACCCGGCCAAGGCACCCTGGTATTTTCTGGGACTGCAGGAAATGCTGGTCTATTTCGATCCCTGGCTGGCGGGGGTGATTTTTCCCACCTTCATCATCATCGGACTGATGGCGATCCCCTACATCGACAGTGATCGCGCCACGTCCGGTTACTTCAGTTTTGACCGCCGCCGCGTGGGCATTTTCATCTTCATGACCGGTTGGCTGGTACTGTGGGTCTTTCTGATTGTCGTCGGCACCTTTTTCCGAGGGCCCAACTGGAACTTCTTTGGGCCCTTCGAGGAGTGGAGCGTAGCCAAGGTGGTGCCGTTGACCAACGTCAACCTGTCGGAATATGTCTGGGTGAAGCTGCTGGCCGTGGGTCTGCCGACCCAGGCGCTGCTGCGGGAAATCGTCGGTATCCTCATTGTGCTGTTTTACTTCGGGCTGCCCCCGGTTTTGCTGGCCCGGGGGAAATTGCGCCCACTGGTAGAGCGCATCGGGCCCACGCGCTATGCCCTGATTGTTTTTCTCGCCCTGGCCATGATCTCGCTGCCCATCAAGATGTACCTGCGCTGGACCATCAATCTCAAGTACATCATTGCCATGCCCGAGTACTTCTTTAATATTTGA
- the trpE gene encoding anthranilate synthase component I: MTFDQFSDLAQRHTAVPVYRKVLADLLTPVGAYMLLTRRYGPAVLLESVDRGRQLARYSYICVNPSRTLTSADGQTTLRNGSVREELQVPFLTSLRDQLAEYRAPRLPDIPDFYGGWVGYLGYETAAWLEAIPIHSADDADIPDAVFMLFDTVMAFDHLKREVIICHTTLVDQAEPLEPQYEAALALVDELGAALHTDIDYQTPATVGHSVLESNMTQTGYMSAVVRAKDHIVAGDVFQLVLSQRFSRKSKVQPLTLYRALRSINPSPYMFLLELDDFAVIGASPELLVTVDQGVMEVRPIAGTRPRGASQSEDAQLAEELLADEKERAEHLMLVDLGRNDVGRVSRFKSVSVKEFMVVEQYSHVMHIVSDIQGELADGHDALDALAAGFPAGTVTGAPKIRAMELIHELEPDRRGIYAGAVGYMDFLGNLNTCLAIRTMLLKDGVVSFQSGAGIVADSDPGREYDETVSKAEAIMQAVDFAERGLQ; this comes from the coding sequence ATGACCTTCGACCAGTTCAGTGACCTTGCCCAACGGCATACCGCTGTGCCGGTATACCGCAAAGTTCTGGCCGACCTCCTTACACCGGTGGGAGCCTACATGCTCCTTACCCGGCGCTATGGGCCTGCTGTCCTGCTTGAATCTGTCGACCGGGGCCGGCAGCTGGCGCGGTATTCCTACATCTGCGTGAATCCGAGCCGTACGCTGACGAGCGCCGACGGCCAGACTACGCTGCGAAACGGCTCGGTCCGAGAGGAATTACAGGTCCCCTTCCTGACCAGCCTGCGAGACCAGCTGGCCGAGTACCGGGCTCCCCGTCTGCCGGATATCCCCGATTTTTACGGTGGTTGGGTGGGGTACCTGGGCTACGAGACCGCAGCCTGGCTGGAAGCTATCCCCATTCATTCCGCTGACGATGCAGACATCCCCGACGCCGTATTCATGCTTTTCGATACGGTCATGGCCTTTGACCACCTCAAGCGGGAAGTGATTATCTGCCACACAACATTGGTGGACCAGGCGGAGCCGCTGGAGCCACAGTACGAAGCCGCGCTTGCGCTGGTGGATGAACTTGGTGCGGCGCTACACACCGATATCGATTACCAGACGCCTGCAACCGTAGGCCACAGCGTACTCGAGAGTAATATGACGCAGACAGGGTACATGTCAGCGGTGGTGCGGGCTAAAGACCATATCGTGGCGGGGGATGTTTTTCAACTGGTGCTGAGCCAGCGCTTCAGCAGGAAGAGCAAGGTGCAGCCGCTGACCCTCTATCGCGCTCTACGCAGCATCAACCCGTCCCCCTACATGTTCCTGCTGGAGCTGGATGACTTCGCGGTGATTGGGGCGTCGCCGGAACTGCTGGTCACCGTCGACCAGGGCGTCATGGAGGTGCGCCCGATTGCCGGGACGCGACCCAGGGGGGCCAGCCAGAGCGAGGATGCCCAGCTGGCCGAGGAGCTGCTGGCTGATGAGAAGGAACGAGCCGAACATCTCATGCTGGTAGACCTGGGCCGCAACGACGTGGGGCGGGTGAGCCGGTTCAAGTCGGTGTCGGTGAAGGAATTCATGGTGGTGGAGCAGTACAGCCACGTGATGCATATTGTCAGCGACATTCAAGGGGAGCTTGCCGACGGCCATGACGCGCTGGATGCCCTGGCGGCCGGCTTTCCCGCCGGCACGGTGACCGGCGCACCCAAGATACGGGCCATGGAACTGATCCACGAGCTGGAGCCTGACCGGCGGGGCATCTATGCCGGCGCCGTGGGCTACATGGATTTCCTGGGCAATCTGAACACCTGTCTCGCTATCCGGACCATGCTGCTCAAGGACGGGGTGGTGAGTTTTCAGAGCGGTGCGGGGATCGTGGCCGATTCCGACCCCGGCAGGGAGTATGACGAAACGGTGAGCAAGGCCGAAGCGATCATGCAGGCGGTGGATTTTGCGGAGCGGGGGCTGCAATGA
- a CDS encoding indole-3-glycerol-phosphate synthase produces MSLLGEIIAHKEVEVRGREQRLPLPALPPRRDSVRDFAAALARPGLQVIAEVKRKSPSQGTLNDQVRPAELGRAYEEAGAAAISVLTDTAYFGGSLEHLAEVRAAVTVPVLRKDFIIGEYQVHESYSAGADAILLIADALDGPTLERLAGLAQALGLHLLVEGYSDESLARIARLAPPVAGINSRDLTTMEVNLEALLERRILLPPGALHVAESGIGSPGDLRRVSAAGYHGALIGTALLTGGDPGATLRRFLSALTQVEVEK; encoded by the coding sequence ATGTCTCTGCTCGGCGAGATCATCGCCCACAAAGAGGTTGAGGTCCGCGGCCGGGAGCAGCGCCTACCGCTGCCGGCGCTACCTCCGCGACGGGACTCGGTGCGGGACTTCGCCGCAGCACTGGCCCGCCCCGGTTTGCAGGTGATTGCCGAGGTGAAACGAAAATCACCCTCCCAGGGGACCCTTAACGATCAGGTGCGGCCGGCCGAGTTGGGCAGGGCCTATGAGGAGGCGGGGGCGGCGGCCATCTCGGTGCTCACCGATACGGCCTACTTCGGTGGTAGTTTGGAGCACCTGGCGGAGGTGCGCGCGGCGGTGACCGTGCCTGTGCTCAGGAAAGATTTCATCATCGGCGAGTACCAGGTGCACGAATCCTACAGCGCGGGGGCCGATGCCATTCTGCTCATCGCCGACGCACTGGATGGACCCACGCTGGAGCGGCTCGCCGGGCTGGCCCAAGCGCTGGGGCTGCACCTGCTGGTGGAGGGCTACAGCGACGAAAGTCTGGCCCGCATAGCGCGGCTGGCGCCGCCGGTGGCAGGCATCAATTCACGGGACCTCACGACGATGGAGGTGAACCTTGAGGCGCTGCTGGAGCGGCGTATTCTCCTGCCCCCGGGCGCGCTCCATGTAGCCGAATCGGGCATCGGCAGCCCGGGCGACCTGCGGCGAGTCAGCGCGGCAGGCTACCACGGGGCGCTCATCGGCACGGCTCTGCTCACAGGCGGCGACCCGGGCGCCACACTGCGACGCTTTTTGTCAGCCCTGACCCAGGTGGAGGTGGAGAAATGA
- a CDS encoding chorismate mutase: MESTEEEVTAIHSRKANRASLERLRDEIDALDRRLFTVIAERMALVTDIGGLKRKLGLPTSDPVREAQLKARLKERTAGVLEPRHIEELSTAILRVSRDLQGGAETVSQD, translated from the coding sequence GTGGAAAGTACAGAAGAGGAGGTAACAGCCATTCACTCCCGGAAAGCCAACCGAGCGTCGCTGGAACGCCTCCGCGATGAGATTGATGCGCTGGACAGGCGGCTGTTCACTGTGATCGCTGAACGTATGGCCCTGGTGACCGATATCGGCGGCCTGAAGCGCAAGCTGGGGCTGCCCACCAGCGACCCCGTGCGGGAGGCGCAGCTGAAGGCTCGGCTGAAGGAACGTACTGCGGGCGTTCTGGAGCCACGGCACATCGAGGAGCTGTCGACAGCCATTCTGCGTGTTTCCCGGGACCTCCAGGGAGGCGCTGAAACGGTTTCCCAGGACTGA
- a CDS encoding HEAT repeat domain-containing protein encodes MASPPNEPSRGKQVRVIVHSFFIVPGLIAVFYVLIQALIGMAVGSPPSSKEALNTIARGSERERWQAARVLAGMLQSGRGLTVDQEFLDQMIFEYRRAGSERTPFLRFYLTLAMGLTRDPRFEPALLEGLQDDDRANQLAAIHALGLAGGDAAVAALTPLLDDPDPTTVHRSVIALGWLGQNQVVPALQPLLGHPEPNVRWEAAIALAQLGDRSGVETINTLLDRNYYGQFPGVEPSEQDWAIQMAVEVASRLKDPRFKENLVRLSRNDPNLRVVNAALIALKQY; translated from the coding sequence GTGGCTAGCCCGCCAAACGAGCCGTCTCGTGGCAAGCAGGTGCGGGTCATTGTCCACTCCTTCTTCATTGTTCCGGGCCTCATCGCCGTCTTTTACGTCCTGATCCAGGCCCTCATCGGCATGGCTGTGGGCTCGCCGCCCTCGTCCAAGGAAGCCCTGAACACCATTGCGCGCGGTTCGGAGCGTGAGCGCTGGCAGGCCGCCCGCGTGTTGGCGGGCATGCTCCAGTCGGGGCGGGGGCTGACGGTTGACCAGGAATTCTTGGACCAGATGATCTTCGAATACCGCCGGGCTGGCAGTGAGCGGACCCCCTTCCTGCGTTTTTATTTGACCCTCGCCATGGGCCTTACCCGTGACCCCCGTTTCGAGCCTGCCCTCCTGGAGGGGCTACAGGACGACGACCGGGCCAATCAACTGGCGGCCATTCATGCGCTCGGTCTGGCAGGGGGCGATGCCGCGGTTGCGGCCCTGACCCCGCTGCTGGACGACCCCGACCCGACCACGGTGCACCGCAGCGTCATCGCCCTGGGCTGGCTGGGCCAGAATCAGGTGGTGCCGGCGCTTCAGCCCCTGCTTGGGCACCCTGAGCCCAATGTGCGCTGGGAAGCGGCCATCGCCCTTGCGCAGCTGGGCGACCGGTCGGGTGTTGAGACCATCAACACGTTGCTGGACCGGAATTATTACGGCCAGTTTCCGGGCGTGGAGCCCAGTGAACAGGATTGGGCCATCCAGATGGCCGTAGAGGTTGCCTCGCGGTTGAAAGACCCCCGGTTTAAGGAAAACCTTGTCAGGCTGTCCCGCAATGATCCAAATTTACGGGTCGTCAATGCGGCCCTGATTGCCTTGAAACAGTACTAG
- a CDS encoding cytochrome b N-terminal domain-containing protein, with protein sequence MADSQRKGPLASMAESQVWKSIFRTGVPVTRRQRMMGILNSVFLHLHPVRLPKHAVKIKYTWCMGGLSFFLFLVLTISGILLMFYYRPTVEYAYTDIMDLSEQVPLGIMREIHRWGAHAMVIAVWLHMFRVFMTGSYKPPREFNWVVGVLLLFLTLFLSFTGYLLPWDQLAIWAITVGSNMARATPFLGHEGPGAALLSIGDINLVTMSSDVRFGLLGGRFVGEGALLRFYVLHCIAVPFIIMIFMAIHFWRVRKDGGISGPV encoded by the coding sequence ATGGCTGACAGCCAGCGTAAGGGCCCCCTGGCCTCAATGGCCGAGTCCCAGGTCTGGAAATCCATCTTCCGCACCGGCGTTCCCGTGACCCGCCGCCAGCGCATGATGGGTATCCTCAACAGTGTCTTCCTCCACCTGCATCCCGTGAGGCTGCCCAAGCACGCGGTCAAAATCAAGTATACCTGGTGCATGGGCGGATTGTCGTTCTTCCTCTTCCTGGTCCTGACCATTTCCGGCATCCTGCTCATGTTCTACTACCGCCCCACCGTGGAATATGCCTATACCGACATCATGGACTTATCCGAGCAGGTGCCCCTGGGAATCATGCGCGAGATTCACCGCTGGGGCGCCCACGCCATGGTTATCGCCGTCTGGCTCCACATGTTCCGGGTCTTCATGACCGGCAGCTACAAGCCCCCCCGGGAGTTCAACTGGGTGGTGGGGGTCCTGCTCCTGTTCCTGACCCTGTTCCTTTCCTTTACCGGCTACCTGCTGCCCTGGGACCAGCTGGCCATCTGGGCCATCACGGTGGGCTCAAATATGGCCCGGGCCACCCCCTTCCTGGGCCATGAAGGACCCGGTGCTGCCCTGCTCTCCATTGGAGACATCAACCTGGTGACCATGTCCAGTGACGTGCGCTTTGGCCTCTTGGGTGGGCGCTTTGTCGGGGAGGGTGCGCTGCTGCGGTTCTATGTGTTGCATTGCATCGCCGTCCCGTTCATTATTATGATTTTTATGGCCATACATTTCTGGCGGGTGCGAAAAGATGGCGGCATTTCTGGACCGGTCTAA
- a CDS encoding Rieske (2Fe-2S) protein produces the protein MSAQQVPRAALNRPSDEQAAPEPIKRRKFFSWMALGWLSFAAATGGFLSMIVRFLFPNVLFEPPQSFKVGFPNDFQIGEVDERFKASRGIWIVREPDGLYALSTICTHLGCTPNWLITDGKFKCPCHGSGFRKSGINFEGPAPRPLERFRIILAEDGQIIIDKSAKFQYEKGQWGHPEAYLEA, from the coding sequence ATGAGTGCGCAGCAAGTCCCGCGTGCTGCCCTGAACCGGCCGTCCGACGAGCAGGCTGCGCCCGAGCCCATCAAGCGCCGGAAATTCTTCTCCTGGATGGCACTGGGCTGGCTCTCCTTTGCTGCCGCCACCGGCGGCTTCCTTTCCATGATCGTCCGGTTCCTGTTTCCCAATGTTCTGTTCGAGCCTCCCCAGAGTTTCAAAGTTGGCTTCCCGAACGATTTCCAGATCGGCGAGGTGGACGAGCGCTTCAAGGCCAGCCGCGGCATCTGGATTGTGCGGGAACCGGACGGGCTCTATGCCCTCTCCACCATCTGCACCCATTTGGGCTGCACCCCCAATTGGTTGATCACCGATGGCAAGTTCAAGTGCCCCTGCCACGGCAGTGGGTTCAGGAAATCGGGCATCAATTTTGAGGGCCCGGCCCCCCGCCCGTTGGAGCGCTTTCGCATTATTTTGGCCGAGGATGGGCAGATTATCATCGACAAATCGGCCAAGTTCCAGTACGAAAAAGGCCAGTGGGGACACCCCGAGGCCTACCTCGAAGCCTGA
- the trpD gene encoding anthranilate phosphoribosyltransferase produces the protein MRDVLNKLLEREELTLSEARETMLQIMSGAFDDVQMAGFLVALRAKGETATEIAGFAQAMRENMVKVPVTVEAIDMCGTGGDAKGTFNISTVASFIVAGAGVPVAKHGNRSITSSSGSADVLAALGVDIEMAPEKVGRAVETLGLGFMFAPVLHPAMRHVMPARKGLGIRTVFNLLGPLSNPAGVRRQVVGVFDGTLTETLAEVFRILGARTALLVHGEDGLDELTTTAATGVSELKDSGDITSFTVHAGSLGLPRASLDDLQGGSPEENAVITQEILQGQKGPRRDIVLLNAAAGLKVGGKAADLQEGLVLAAESIDSGRALKVLNELVEF, from the coding sequence TTGAGGGACGTCCTGAACAAGCTGCTGGAGCGGGAAGAATTGACCCTGAGCGAGGCGCGGGAAACCATGCTGCAAATCATGTCGGGCGCATTTGACGACGTGCAGATGGCCGGTTTTCTGGTGGCCCTCAGGGCTAAGGGGGAGACCGCTACCGAGATCGCCGGATTCGCTCAGGCCATGCGGGAAAACATGGTGAAAGTGCCGGTCACAGTGGAGGCCATCGACATGTGTGGCACCGGGGGCGACGCCAAGGGTACCTTCAATATCTCGACGGTGGCCTCGTTTATTGTCGCGGGGGCGGGGGTGCCGGTGGCCAAACACGGCAATCGCTCCATCACCAGCAGTTCGGGGTCGGCGGACGTGCTGGCGGCACTGGGGGTGGACATCGAGATGGCGCCGGAAAAGGTTGGGCGGGCGGTGGAGACATTGGGACTGGGGTTCATGTTCGCGCCCGTGCTGCACCCGGCCATGCGCCACGTCATGCCGGCCCGGAAGGGGCTGGGCATACGCACGGTGTTCAACCTGCTGGGGCCGCTCAGCAACCCTGCGGGCGTCCGGCGGCAGGTGGTGGGGGTTTTCGACGGCACGCTCACCGAAACGCTGGCCGAAGTGTTTAGGATACTGGGCGCCCGGACAGCGTTGCTGGTCCACGGCGAGGACGGGCTGGACGAGCTGACCACCACCGCTGCCACCGGCGTCAGTGAGCTAAAGGATTCGGGCGACATCACGTCGTTTACGGTCCATGCAGGCAGCCTGGGGCTGCCGCGCGCGTCGCTGGATGATCTGCAGGGGGGCTCCCCGGAGGAGAATGCCGTCATCACTCAGGAGATTCTCCAGGGGCAAAAGGGCCCCAGGCGGGATATCGTCCTGCTCAACGCGGCGGCCGGGCTGAAGGTGGGGGGCAAGGCCGCCGACCTGCAGGAGGGGCTGGTCCTGGCGGCCGAGTCGATTGACAGTGGCCGAGCCTTGAAAGTATTAAACGAGTTGGTGGAGTTCTAG
- a CDS encoding phosphoribosylanthranilate isomerase: protein MIAVKICGITRVEDAQLASDLGAVALGFICYPLSPRYVTPAKATAIVGELDAGIRKVGVFVNAPPGEINAVVRKVGLDMAQLSGSESPEECQQIDVPVIKAVRVGLDFNPAVAASFDVHAIMVDTYNPSLYGGTGETFDWSRLDRDVFVQPMILSGGLHPENILQGIEALRPDAVDVNSGVETSPGVKDPAKLERLFSVLKPTEASSVHVF from the coding sequence ATGATCGCTGTAAAAATCTGCGGCATCACCCGCGTGGAGGACGCCCAGCTGGCGTCCGACCTGGGGGCGGTGGCACTGGGCTTTATCTGCTACCCCTTGAGCCCGCGCTATGTAACTCCGGCCAAAGCGACGGCTATCGTCGGCGAGCTGGATGCAGGTATCCGGAAGGTAGGGGTGTTTGTGAATGCGCCGCCAGGTGAGATCAACGCCGTCGTCCGTAAGGTGGGGCTGGATATGGCGCAGCTCAGCGGCTCGGAATCGCCGGAGGAGTGCCAGCAGATTGATGTGCCCGTTATCAAGGCGGTGCGCGTGGGCCTGGATTTCAACCCCGCTGTTGCCGCCAGCTTCGACGTGCACGCCATCATGGTCGATACGTACAACCCGAGCCTCTACGGCGGCACTGGAGAAACCTTTGACTGGTCACGATTGGATCGGGACGTATTTGTCCAGCCCATGATTCTCTCGGGCGGCCTGCACCCGGAGAATATCCTACAAGGCATTGAGGCCCTGCGTCCCGACGCAGTGGATGTAAACAGCGGCGTGGAGACCAGCCCCGGCGTGAAAGACCCCGCCAAGCTGGAGCGGCTGTTCAGCGTCTTGAAACCCACCGAGGCCAGCAGCGTCCATGTCTTCTGA
- a CDS encoding class I SAM-dependent methyltransferase, whose product MEEKTFSFDAFARHDFYKDVIKQLVSLADLKPGQRVVDLGAGTGAVTQLLLEKVAGSAESEVIAVEPSASAIAIARRNLGEAKGAVVRFVQAKAERISEIVKNPVDAVFFCNAIHLVKEKVRVVEAVWGSLRQGGVFSFNTTFFEGAEPPESRQFYKRWMLRALRLLKGRYNLSPTREKTQARQRLTEEEYDRLVLDHGFALKNKAMVKVDMPLESFEDISGYELWINGILPGIPLEIGAEVLTDAVRDTFADLNLTSSPRYWLLMVASKA is encoded by the coding sequence TTGGAGGAAAAGACATTCAGCTTTGATGCCTTTGCGCGGCACGACTTTTACAAAGATGTGATCAAGCAGCTGGTGTCACTGGCAGATTTGAAGCCCGGCCAGCGGGTCGTTGATTTGGGCGCCGGCACGGGCGCTGTCACCCAACTGCTCCTCGAAAAGGTGGCGGGTTCGGCCGAATCCGAAGTCATTGCCGTCGAGCCGTCTGCCTCGGCCATTGCCATCGCCCGGCGCAACTTGGGGGAGGCCAAGGGTGCCGTGGTGCGATTTGTACAGGCCAAGGCCGAGCGAATCAGTGAGATCGTGAAGAATCCGGTCGACGCTGTCTTTTTCTGTAATGCCATCCACCTGGTCAAGGAAAAAGTCCGGGTTGTGGAGGCTGTGTGGGGGTCGTTGCGCCAGGGTGGTGTGTTCTCTTTCAACACAACCTTTTTCGAAGGCGCGGAACCCCCTGAATCGCGGCAATTTTACAAGCGCTGGATGCTCAGGGCGCTGCGCCTGCTCAAGGGGCGCTACAACCTGAGCCCCACCAGGGAAAAGACGCAAGCCCGCCAGCGCCTGACTGAGGAGGAATACGATCGCCTGGTGCTGGACCACGGCTTTGCATTGAAAAACAAGGCGATGGTCAAGGTCGATATGCCGCTGGAAAGTTTTGAAGACATCAGCGGCTACGAGCTGTGGATCAACGGCATCCTCCCCGGCATTCCCCTTGAAATCGGTGCCGAAGTGCTCACCGACGCAGTGCGCGACACCTTTGCGGATCTAAATCTGACCTCATCTCCCCGTTATTGGCTACTCATGGTTGCCAGCAAGGCCTGA
- a CDS encoding aminodeoxychorismate/anthranilate synthase component II — protein MILVVDNYDSFTYNLVQYIGEFDADVKVVRNDALTVEEIRRLGPEKIVISPGPGRPEDAGLSVELVRTLGPTCPILGVCLGHQAVALAYNGAVVQAPEIMHGKLSTIEHNGGPLYADIPSPIQGTRYHSLVVDEGSLPPELVVNARSESGLVMGFAHRRHPVVGLQFHPESILTDYGLQIIENFILRFP, from the coding sequence ATGATCCTGGTGGTGGATAACTACGACTCCTTTACCTACAACCTGGTGCAATATATCGGTGAGTTCGACGCGGATGTGAAAGTGGTGCGTAACGACGCGCTGACGGTGGAGGAGATACGACGGCTGGGTCCGGAGAAGATCGTCATATCCCCCGGGCCGGGGCGACCGGAGGATGCCGGTTTGTCGGTGGAACTGGTGCGGACCTTAGGGCCCACCTGCCCCATCCTGGGCGTATGCCTGGGACACCAGGCCGTGGCGCTGGCTTACAACGGTGCGGTGGTGCAGGCGCCGGAAATCATGCACGGCAAGCTGTCAACCATTGAGCATAACGGCGGCCCGCTGTATGCTGACATCCCTTCGCCCATTCAGGGGACGCGCTACCATTCGCTGGTGGTGGATGAGGGTTCGCTGCCGCCGGAGCTGGTGGTGAACGCCCGGAGCGAATCGGGGCTGGTGATGGGCTTCGCGCATCGCCGCCACCCGGTGGTGGGCCTGCAGTTTCACCCCGAGTCGATCCTAACGGATTATGGACTGCAAATCATTGAAAACTTCATCCTGAGGTTCCCTTGA
- the trpB gene encoding tryptophan synthase subunit beta, which yields MSSDVTSSRYAQPDSRGRYGDYGGQYVPETLLPALNELAAAYAEAQADPAFQTELDHLWQHYAGRPTPLYYAERLSDQLGIGLYLKREDLAHTGAHKINNALGQVLLARRMGKRRLIAETGAGQHGVATATVAARFGMDCVVYMGAEDMRRQRLNVFRMELLGAEVRAVTSGTRTLKDATSEALRHWVAHVEDSYYLLGSVVGPHPYPLLVRDFQSVIGRETREQYAEQVGGLPDVLIACVGGGSNALGLFHPFLDDPVQMIGVEAAGKGLASGAHAATLARGSKGVLHGAASYLLQSADGQVQLPHSISAGLDYPGVGPEHSYLKDLGRVAYLTASDDEALAAMRWLTESEGILPALETAHALAVLQQRKIDLAAGSDVVLCLSGRGDKDVQTVADALGSPVS from the coding sequence ATGTCTTCTGATGTGACCAGCAGCCGTTACGCACAGCCGGACAGCCGCGGGCGTTACGGCGATTACGGTGGCCAGTATGTGCCGGAGACCCTGCTCCCGGCCCTGAACGAGCTGGCAGCAGCTTATGCCGAGGCGCAGGCCGACCCGGCTTTCCAGACCGAGCTGGACCACCTGTGGCAACACTATGCCGGTCGGCCGACCCCCTTGTATTACGCCGAGCGCCTCAGCGACCAGCTGGGCATCGGACTTTATCTGAAGCGGGAAGACCTGGCCCACACCGGCGCTCATAAGATCAACAATGCGCTGGGGCAGGTGCTGCTGGCCCGGCGCATGGGCAAGCGCCGTCTCATCGCCGAAACGGGGGCAGGTCAGCACGGGGTAGCAACGGCAACCGTGGCGGCGCGCTTTGGCATGGACTGCGTCGTCTACATGGGCGCGGAGGACATGCGGCGCCAGAGGTTAAACGTGTTCCGCATGGAGCTGCTGGGAGCCGAGGTCCGCGCCGTCACCAGTGGCACCCGCACGTTGAAGGACGCCACCAGCGAAGCCCTGCGCCACTGGGTGGCCCATGTGGAGGACAGCTACTATCTGCTCGGATCGGTGGTAGGCCCGCACCCCTATCCGCTGCTGGTGCGGGATTTTCAATCGGTGATCGGGCGGGAGACCCGTGAGCAATACGCCGAGCAAGTGGGCGGGCTGCCCGATGTTCTCATCGCCTGCGTGGGCGGCGGCAGCAATGCGCTGGGGCTGTTCCATCCCTTCCTGGACGACCCTGTGCAGATGATTGGCGTGGAAGCCGCCGGAAAGGGGCTCGCCTCCGGGGCCCACGCTGCAACCCTCGCGCGGGGCAGCAAAGGGGTGCTGCACGGCGCCGCCAGCTACCTGCTTCAATCCGCTGATGGGCAGGTACAATTGCCCCATTCCATCAGCGCCGGTCTGGACTACCCCGGCGTGGGGCCGGAGCACAGTTACCTGAAAGACCTGGGCCGGGTAGCATACCTCACCGCCAGCGATGATGAGGCGCTGGCCGCCATGCGGTGGCTCACCGAAAGCGAGGGCATCCTGCCGGCGCTGGAGACGGCCCATGCCCTGGCCGTCCTGCAACAGCGCAAAATTGACCTGGCCGCAGGGAGCGACGTGGTCCTGTGCCTGTCAGGGCGGGGCGACAAAGACGTGCAGACCGTTGCGGACGCCCTGGGGAGCCCGGTGTCATGA